The Stenotrophomonas sp. BIO128-Bstrain region GCGGTACATGGTGATCTCCCGGCGGCGGTTCAGGTCTTCACCATGCACCTGCACGGGTATCAGCACCATGAACGCCGGCTTGTACCTTGAGAGGCAAAAGCCCAATCTAACTGCCATACCAATAGGGAACCTTTATGACGGCTTTTGACCTGTCCCCACCTACCGACGCCCAGCGCCAAGCCCTGGTGGCCGGCCTCAGCGCCGATGAGCAGCGTGTCCTCCTGCACCACGGCACCGAGGCGCCGTTCTGCGGGGTGTTCCTGGACAACAAGCAGGACGGGGTCTACGGCTGCCGGTTGTGCGGCCTGCCGCTGTTCCGCTCCAGCACCAAGTTCGACTCCGGCACCGGCTGGCCGAGCTTCTTTGCCCCCTTCGATCCGGCCCATGTCCGCGAGATCCGCGATGCCAGCCATGGCATGGTCCGCACCGAAATCGTCTGTGCGCGGTGTGACAGCCATCTCGGCCATGTCTTCCCCGATGGCCCGCCGCCGACCCATGAACGCCACTGCCTGAACTCGGTCTCGTTGTCGTTCACCCCCAATGGGCAGGCCTATCCGGACCCGCTGCAACGCGGTGGTGCCGAGGCTGGCCCGGCAGGCTGAATCCGGGAAAGTGTGACGTCGAGCGAACGCCCCCCTTCAGAAAGGGTGTGAAGGGGCCGACATGGAGGTATCCCCTTCCCGCGTCGGCCCCATGCTCATCATCGTTGGACTTCTCGTCGTCATCCTCAGCGTGCTCGGCGGTTACGTCGGGGCGCACGGCAAACTCGGCGCGCTGTGGCAGCCCTACGAACTGGTGATCATCGGCGGTGCGGCGCTGGGTGCGTTCCTGGTCGGCACGCCGGTCAAAACCGTGAAGCAGACCCTGGCGGCCACCGTGGGCGTGTTCAAGGGGCCACGCTACAAGCAGCAGGACTACATCGACGTCCTCAGCCTGCTCTATGAGCTGCTCAACAAGGCCCGCCGCGAAGGATTCATGGCGCTGGAGGACCACGTCGAGCGCCCGGCCGAAAGCAGCATCTTCGCCAACTACCCCAAGGTGCAAGCCGACCACCACCTGGTCGATTTCATCACCGACTGCCTGCGCCTGATGATCGGCAGCAACATCGAGCCGCACGAGCTGGAGCCGCTGCTGGAGCTGGAACTGGAGAAGCACCATGGCGAGGCGATGCAGCCGGCCGCGGTGCTCAACAAGGTCGCCGACGGCCTGCCCGGCTTCGGCATCGTCGCCGCGGTGCTGGGCATCGTGATCACCATGGGCTCGATCGGCGGGGAAATCACGGAAGTCGGCGCACACGTCGCCGGCGCGCTGGTCGGCACCTTCCTGGGCATCCTGCTGGCCTATGGCTTCGTCGGCCCGCTGGCCTCGGCCGTGGAAGCGCGCGCCGAACAGGACGCACGCATCTACGAATCGGTCAAGACCGCCCTGCTGGCCTGCCTGCGCGGCTACAACCCGAAGATCGCCCTGGAATTCGCCCGCAAGACCCTGCCGTCCAACGTGCGCCCGGGCTTCAGCGAGTTCGAACAGCACCTCAAGACGGTCAAGTAAGGCAGCGCCATGGCCGAGACCAAACCCACCGTCATCGTCCGCCGGGTCAAGAAGGCCGGTCATGCCGCGCACCATGGCGGTGCCTGGAAAGTGGCCTACGCCGACTTCGTGACCGCGATGATGGCCTTCTTCCTGGTGCTGTGGCTGATGGCCGCCACCAGCAAGCCCGAGCGCGCGGCGATCTCCGAATACTTCCGCAACCCCAGCCCGCTGGCCGGCAGCAGCTCCACCCCGGCCCCGGGCATGGCCGGACCGGGCGGCGCCAGCACCTCGATGATCAAGCTGGGCGGCGCCACCGACATCTCGCGCGGCAACAGCAACGATCCCTTCCAGAACCAGCAGGCCTCCCGGCCCGTGCCGCAGCAGGACGAGCGCGAGCGCGAGAAACGCCAGCTCGAAGCGCTCAAGCAGGAGTTGGAAGAAGCGATCAGCAAGAGCCAGGCGCTGGAACCGTTCAAGGATCAGCTGCTGCTCGACCTCACCCCGGAAGGCCTGCGCATCCAGATCGTGGACAAGCAGAACCGGCCGATGTTCGACATGGGCAGCGCCTCGCTCAAGCCCTACACGCGCGCGATCCTTCGCGAGCTGTCGCAGTTCATCAACCACGTGCCGAACCGGATCAGCATCACCGGCCATACCGACACCACCGCCTACAACGCGGCCCACGGCTACAGCAACTGGGAGCTCAGCGCCGACCGCGCCAATGCCGCCCGGCGGGCGCTGCTTGATGGCGGCATGACCGAGGACAAGGTGACCCGGGTGGTCGGGCTGTCCTCCTCGGTGCTGTTCGACCGCACGCAGCCGGACAACCCCATCAACCGCCGGATCAGCATCGTGGTGATGACCAAGGCGGCCGAAGCGGCGGCCTTGGCCGGCGCCGGGCAGGAAGTGGCGCTGTCGCCCACCGCTGCCGACGCCGATATCCAGGCAACGCTCGCGCCGGCTGTCGCGCCGTAAGGGACGCGACGAAGGCGGCAGCAGAGGGAATTCAGGGAATCCGTGGAGCCGGCCAGCGGCCGGTGCTGACGAACGCCTGTGAGGAATCCGTGGAGCCGGCCAGCGGCCGGCACTACAATGGGTCTTTCCTTTTGTAGATAGACCGCACCCATGTCCAAGCAGTCCAAGGCCAAGCGCGACAAGCGCAAGAAGCAGCAGCCCAAGCGCCCGATCAACCGCCTCAACGCCCAGCAGCCGGTGCAGAACCATGCCGTGCTGACCAACGAAGAGGGCCAGGTCGTCGCTGCGATCGGCCTGCAGGGCACCGAGTGGCTGCTGGCCATCGGCGGCCAGACCATGGGCAACGCCGACAACCCGGTGCCGATGCTGGCCATGCTCAAGCACCTGTCCAACGTCCAGGAAAAGGAAGGCCGCAAGGTCAACCTGGAGTACTCGACCCAGCTGCAGCAGCTGATCGACGACCTGGCCGCCGACGAAGGCAAGACTGCCGACGAATACCTGGCTCAGCTGGTCTCCGAGTTTGAAGGTGTGGAAGGCGAGGAAGGCGAAGACGCCGAAACCGCTGCCGACGCCGGCGACGACGCCAAGGTGGCAGACGAGGCCGGCACCGATGCCGCCGCCGACGCCGCCCCGGCCGCCAGCGACGACAAGCCGCAGGCCTGAGCCACGGCGATCCGGTGACGGTCTATATCGACGATGCGGTACATCCCTGGCGCGGCGAGCGCTGGGCGCATCTGATGGCCGACACCCTGCCCGAGCTGCACGCCATGGCGGCGCAGCTCGGGATTCCACGGCGGGCGTTCCAGAACCGCCGCAGCGGCGCGCACTACGACGTGCCCGCCCCACTGCGCCTGCAGGCGATCGCCCTGGGCGCACAGGCCATCTCACGGCATACGGACCGCGAACGGGTCAAAGCCGTGATCGCCAACGCAAGAAGCCAGTATCAGGCGTAGCTGCCGACCGTGGGTCGGCATGCGCAGGCCGCAATCGCGCCCTCAGAACGGATCGCTGCCCGGCCGTACTTCCACGCCCAGCAGCGAGCACAGCGCCAGCATCGCATCGTCATCGCGGTTGAGCGCCATCCAGCCGGCCAGCGTGTCATTGCCGGTATCCACGCTCCACAGCGCGTAGTTGTGCTCGCGCAGGCGGTCGTGGGCGGTGGTCATCAACATCGGCGCATCCACCTCCGCCGCGAAGTCTTCATCGTCCAGGTCGCCGCCCCAGTCGATCTGCAGGTTCCAGCGCGCGGACAGCTCGTTCACCGCCGACATCAGCGCATCGGCATCGCCCCGCTCCACCTCGAACCCGGACTGCCAGGCAATCGCGGCCATCATCGGCGGCAGCCAGTCGGCGTCCTCATCGATGCCCTCGCCGCTTTCCAGCAGCGCTTCGCGCCAGCGGTTGAACTGCTGCAGCGCCAGTTCTTCATCGCCCGGGTTGATCAGCACGAACAGATTCCAGATCCGCGCCTCGAAATCGTCCTCGTCGAAATCGCGCTCTTCTTCTTCGAAGTCGAAATAATCGCTGTTGTCGGGCATGGCCGGTAATCCTGGAGACAGGGGCGCATTCTGCCGTGCAAGGGCGTTGGCAGGAAGCGAAATTCGGCGTGGGGCCCGCTGCGGTTTATCCTGTGCGGCAGAAGACGGCCTTGGTGGTCGTCAGCATCCTGTGACCATGAGCGATACCCCTCCCGATCACCTGGCGATCAACCCGGCCAGCCCCTTCCACGATGCCGCTGCGCTGGAGCGCGGCGTAGGCATCCGCTTCAACGACGTCGAGCGCGACAACGTTGAAGAATATTCGGTCAGCGAAGGCTGGATCCGCGTGCAGGCCGGCAAGGCCCGCGACCGCCGCGGCAACCCGATGACGATCAAGGTCAAGGGCACCGTGGTGGCCTACTTCCTGGATCAGAAGCCGGACGCCTGATCCCACGTCTGCCGGAGACGCCTGATCCACGTGTGGCGGGGTAGAGCCACCCCACGGGTGGCTGCGCGGACCCACTGGAACCCTCGCGTCAGGGACGAAGGGCAGCCACCCATGGGGTGGCTCTACCCGTGGCACGGTGAGGCCTCAATCGCGTTGCCGCGTCTCCAGCAGGTCCAGATTGCGGATCAGCCTGCGCGAGATCTCATCGGAGATCTTGCCCCGCCGGGTCAGGCGGAACAGTTCTTCACGCTCAGCGGTCAGCCCCGCGGTACGCAGCTGGCGATAGCCCTGCTCCATGCGCTTGACCTTCTCCGGATCCGCATCCGGCCCGGCTTCCTTCTCCAGGTTGCGCTGGTACAGCAGGCTGACCCGCGAGGCGGCGTCGTTGTAGAGCTGCACGTTCTCGGTGGTCTGGTTCTGCACCAGCTGCTGGCGCGTGCGCTCCACGCCGGCCAGCGCCGCCTTGGCGGCCAGCTTGCGGGCCAGGTCCTCTTCCTTGCGCTCGCCCGAATCGGCCGGCAATTCCAGGCCTTTGAGCAGGCGCGGCAGCGCGATGCTGGCACCGACCAGCGAGATCAGGATCACCGCCGCGGCCAGGAAGATCACCAGGTCACGTGCCGGGAAGGCACTGCCGTCGGGCAGGAACAACGGCAGGGTCAGCACGCCGGCCAGGGTGATCGCACCGCGCACGCCCGCCACCGAGGTCGCCACCACGATCCGCCAGGAGGTGCCCTGCCGGGCCTCGCCCCGATGGCGCGCACGCAGCAGGCTCCAGCGCAGCGACAGCCACACCCAGGCCAGGCGCAGCAGCACCAGCGCCAGGTTGATCACCACCACATAGACCAGCAGCCACCACGCACTGTGGTGCCCGCTCTCGCTGACGGTCTTGATCGCGCGTTCCACGATGCCCGGCAACTGCTCGCCCAGCAACACGAACATGATCCCGTTGAAGCTGAACTGCAGCATGTTCCAGACCGCCGTGCGCTGCACGCGCATGCTGCCCGAGACGCGGCCGGTAAGCTCCACGTAGCTCATCGTGACACCCGCGGCGACCGCCGAGAGGATGCCCGACGCATTGAGTTCTTCGGCCAGCAGGTAGGCCGCGAACGGAATCAGCAGGTTGACCAGCAGCGCCGCACCCGGCTCCTCGCCGAAGCGCCGCCACAGCCAGCGCTGGAAGGTGGACACGCCCAGCGTCACCGCCACGCCGATCGCCAGTCCGGCCACTGCCACCCACAGGAAGGTCAGCGAGGCGTTCGCCAGCGAGAAGGTCCCGGTCATCACCGCCGCCACTGCGAAGCGGAAACAGACCAGGCCGGACGCATCGTTGAGCAGCGACTCGCCTTCCAGGATGTGCATCAGCCGCTTGGGAATCGGCGCGCGCGAGGCGATCGAGCTGACCGCCACCGGGTCGGTCGGGGAGATGATCGCCGCCAGCGCGAAGGCCACCGCCAGCGGCATCACCGGGATCATCCAGTGGATCAGGAAGCCGGCGCCGATCACGGTGAACACGACCAGCCCGAAGGCCAGTTCCAGGATTACGCCCTTGTCGCGGAACAGGCCCTGCTTGGGGATGCGCCAGCCATCCAGGAACAGCAGCGGCGGCAGGAACAGCAGGAAGAACATCTCCGGCTCGAGCGCGTGGCCGCGGTTGAACACCCCGGCAATGACCGCGCCCAGCCCGATCTGCACCAGCGGCAACGGCAGCGACAACGGCAATACGCGGACCAGGTAGCCGCTGGCGACCACCGCCACCAGCATCGCCAGAACGACTTCAATGGTATGCATGCATTTTCCAGTAAGCAGCGCGGGGGAGGCTGCGGACAGCCGGCGCCGGAAACAGGAAAAAACGTACCACACGTGCGCCGCCACGCGAATGCGCGGGGCGCGGCAGGCTCAGTCGGCGGACAGCCGGCCCCTCATGCGGCGCGCTGCTGCGCGTCGGCGCCATCGAAGCGATAGATGTCCATCGCCAGGAAGCCTGCATCGATCCCGGCATCGATGCGCTGCGCACCGAGCGCTTCGCCACCGGCGGCGCCCATCGCAAAGTGCAGCGGCTGCAGGTGCTCGTCGCTGGGGTGCGCCTGCACCGCGTGCGGGGCCTGGCGGCGGTAATCGATCAACGCGGCGCTGTCATCGGCGGCCAGGCGCTGCTCGACCCATTCGATGAAGGGCCGCACATAAGGGGCCTCCTTGCCATCCGCGTAGCTGCGCCAATCGTGCAGGTTGTGGGTGATGCTGCCCGAGCCGATCAACAGCACACCCTGCTCGCGCAGCGGCGCCAGCGCGCGCCCCAGCGCGAACTGGTGAGCCGGCCCGAGCAGTGGCTGGATCGCCAGCGGCACGACCGGGATGTCCGCCTGCGGATACAGGAACCGCAGCGGCACCCATGCACCGTGATCGAGACCGCGCTGTGGATCGATCGCGGTCGGCAGACCGGCAGCGCCCAGCCGCTGCGCGACCTCCTGCGCCAGCGCGGGCTCGCCCGGGGCCGGATACTGCAGGTCGAACAGTGCCTGCGGGAAACCGCCGAAATCGTGAAGGGTGGGCGGCTGGGCGTGGCCGCCGACCGCCGGCTGGTGCGTCAGCCAGTGCGCCGAGGCCATCACGATCGCGCGCGGGCGCGGCAGGCGCGCCGCCAGCGCGGCCAGGCGCTCGCCCACCAGACCGGGATGGAGTGCGGTCATCGGCGAGCCATGGGAGATATAGAGGGACGGCAAGCGGGACATCACGGACTCCAATGGCAGGACCCAACGGGTCGATCTGCAGATCAGCGTATTGCGGACAGATCGGCCAATAAATACGATGCATCGACGCTGTTTATTTCGGAAAAAGAAACAATGGACACTCTGGACGCCATGCGTGTGTTTGTCGCCGTGGTCGAGCGCAATGGCTTCAGTGCCGCCGCGCAGGCCCTGGACCTGTCCACCGCCGGGGTGACCCGGCAGATCGCGGCGCTGGAAAAGCGCCTCTCGACCCGGCTGCTCAACCGTACGACCCGCCGCGTGAGCCCCACGAGCACGGGCGCGGCCTATTACGCCGAGTCCGTGCGGCTGCTGGCCGAGTTCGATGCGCTGGAAGCCGGCATCAGTGCGCAGGCGCTGGAGCCCTCGGGGCGGCTGCGGATCAACGCACCGGTCAGCTATGGGATCGCCCGCCTGGGCCCGCTGCTGGCCGGGTATCGCGCGCGCTACCCGCAGGTGGAACTGGACCTGTCGCTGTCCGACCGTCTGGTGGACATGGTCGAAGAAGGCTATGACGTGGCCATCCGCATCACCCGCCAGCCCAGCCCGGCCCTGATCGCGCGCAAGCTGGGCGAAGCGCAGATCAGCCTATGCGCAGCGCCGTCGTACCTGGACGCGCACGGGCGCCCGCAGCAGCCGGAAGACCTGTCCGCGCACGAGTGCCTGAGCTACAGCTACTGGGCCGGTGGCGATGCATGGCAACTGCAGGGACCACGTGGGGAGGTCTCGGTGCCGGTGCATGGCGGTGTCCGCGCCAACAACGGCGATGTGCTGCGCGAGGCCGCGATCGCCGGCATGGGCATCATCGTGCAGCCGGATTTCCTGGTCGCCGAGGCGCTGGCCGATGGGCGGCTGGAGCGCGTGCTGCCCGAGTGGCAGGTGCCGGGCGTGGGCATCCATGCGGTGTACACCAGCCGCAGCCACCTGGCCCCGAAGGTGCGCAGTTTCATCGACTACCTGGTGGACGCCCTGGCGTGATGCCGCGCGGCACCCGCCACCAGACACCACCCGGCGCTATGCCTCCACCGATTCCAGTTGCCCGATGAGCCGTGCCAGCGGCATCGGCCGGCCGAGCAGATAGCCCTGCACCTGGTCGCAGCCATGGGCGGCCAGCCACTGCAGCTGGCCGGGCGTTTCCACGCCCTCGGCGATGATGGTCAGGCCCATGCTGTGCCCCAGTGACAACAGGGCGCGGC contains the following coding sequences:
- the motB gene encoding flagellar motor protein MotB, with protein sequence MAETKPTVIVRRVKKAGHAAHHGGAWKVAYADFVTAMMAFFLVLWLMAATSKPERAAISEYFRNPSPLAGSSSTPAPGMAGPGGASTSMIKLGGATDISRGNSNDPFQNQQASRPVPQQDEREREKRQLEALKQELEEAISKSQALEPFKDQLLLDLTPEGLRIQIVDKQNRPMFDMGSASLKPYTRAILRELSQFINHVPNRISITGHTDTTAYNAAHGYSNWELSADRANAARRALLDGGMTEDKVTRVVGLSSSVLFDRTQPDNPINRRISIVVMTKAAEAAALAGAGQEVALSPTAADADIQATLAPAVAP
- a CDS encoding DUF4031 domain-containing protein, producing the protein MTVYIDDAVHPWRGERWAHLMADTLPELHAMAAQLGIPRRAFQNRRSGAHYDVPAPLRLQAIALGAQAISRHTDRERVKAVIANARSQYQA
- a CDS encoding class III extradiol ring-cleavage dioxygenase, translated to MSRLPSLYISHGSPMTALHPGLVGERLAALAARLPRPRAIVMASAHWLTHQPAVGGHAQPPTLHDFGGFPQALFDLQYPAPGEPALAQEVAQRLGAAGLPTAIDPQRGLDHGAWVPLRFLYPQADIPVVPLAIQPLLGPAHQFALGRALAPLREQGVLLIGSGSITHNLHDWRSYADGKEAPYVRPFIEWVEQRLAADDSAALIDYRRQAPHAVQAHPSDEHLQPLHFAMGAAGGEALGAQRIDAGIDAGFLAMDIYRFDGADAQQRAA
- a CDS encoding Na+/H+ antiporter, yielding MHTIEVVLAMLVAVVASGYLVRVLPLSLPLPLVQIGLGAVIAGVFNRGHALEPEMFFLLFLPPLLFLDGWRIPKQGLFRDKGVILELAFGLVVFTVIGAGFLIHWMIPVMPLAVAFALAAIISPTDPVAVSSIASRAPIPKRLMHILEGESLLNDASGLVCFRFAVAAVMTGTFSLANASLTFLWVAVAGLAIGVAVTLGVSTFQRWLWRRFGEEPGAALLVNLLIPFAAYLLAEELNASGILSAVAAGVTMSYVELTGRVSGSMRVQRTAVWNMLQFSFNGIMFVLLGEQLPGIVERAIKTVSESGHHSAWWLLVYVVVINLALVLLRLAWVWLSLRWSLLRARHRGEARQGTSWRIVVATSVAGVRGAITLAGVLTLPLFLPDGSAFPARDLVIFLAAAVILISLVGASIALPRLLKGLELPADSGERKEEDLARKLAAKAALAGVERTRQQLVQNQTTENVQLYNDAASRVSLLYQRNLEKEAGPDADPEKVKRMEQGYRQLRTAGLTAEREELFRLTRRGKISDEISRRLIRNLDLLETRQRD
- the motA gene encoding flagellar motor stator protein MotA produces the protein MLIIVGLLVVILSVLGGYVGAHGKLGALWQPYELVIIGGAALGAFLVGTPVKTVKQTLAATVGVFKGPRYKQQDYIDVLSLLYELLNKARREGFMALEDHVERPAESSIFANYPKVQADHHLVDFITDCLRLMIGSNIEPHELEPLLELELEKHHGEAMQPAAVLNKVADGLPGFGIVAAVLGIVITMGSIGGEITEVGAHVAGALVGTFLGILLAYGFVGPLASAVEARAEQDARIYESVKTALLACLRGYNPKIALEFARKTLPSNVRPGFSEFEQHLKTVK
- a CDS encoding DUF3297 family protein, producing MSDTPPDHLAINPASPFHDAAALERGVGIRFNDVERDNVEEYSVSEGWIRVQAGKARDRRGNPMTIKVKGTVVAYFLDQKPDA
- the msrB gene encoding peptide-methionine (R)-S-oxide reductase MsrB; translation: MTAFDLSPPTDAQRQALVAGLSADEQRVLLHHGTEAPFCGVFLDNKQDGVYGCRLCGLPLFRSSTKFDSGTGWPSFFAPFDPAHVREIRDASHGMVRTEIVCARCDSHLGHVFPDGPPPTHERHCLNSVSLSFTPNGQAYPDPLQRGGAEAGPAG
- a CDS encoding LysR family transcriptional regulator, with product MDTLDAMRVFVAVVERNGFSAAAQALDLSTAGVTRQIAALEKRLSTRLLNRTTRRVSPTSTGAAYYAESVRLLAEFDALEAGISAQALEPSGRLRINAPVSYGIARLGPLLAGYRARYPQVELDLSLSDRLVDMVEEGYDVAIRITRQPSPALIARKLGEAQISLCAAPSYLDAHGRPQQPEDLSAHECLSYSYWAGGDAWQLQGPRGEVSVPVHGGVRANNGDVLREAAIAGMGIIVQPDFLVAEALADGRLERVLPEWQVPGVGIHAVYTSRSHLAPKVRSFIDYLVDALA